Proteins from one Geomonas agri genomic window:
- a CDS encoding Tll0287-like domain-containing protein gives MLFRIVAVALIVIVGSIISVSSLRASEKEESVAVALTEYLLSARAVLATNQSLINDPDKGNKGFTADVYEQQVRLEFLRRTSADITKMADDAFGKALSEIHQSAKQVITEAQPLINQEGKGFKGFNPAAFGAKVGAALEKRSDIRIKQTSLKFRGAYNKPDEYETTILAKFVGGNKDQSHSEELTVDGKKVVRYMVPIYISKACLGCHGDPAGTVDVSGHKKEGYRDGDLRGAISVIVPVL, from the coding sequence ATGTTGTTTCGTATTGTAGCTGTAGCATTGATTGTCATCGTGGGAAGCATCATCTCTGTCAGCAGCTTGCGCGCTTCCGAAAAGGAGGAGTCGGTCGCCGTCGCACTGACTGAATACCTCCTTTCCGCCCGTGCTGTGCTGGCGACGAACCAATCGCTGATCAACGATCCAGATAAAGGCAACAAGGGTTTCACGGCTGATGTGTACGAACAACAGGTGCGGCTGGAGTTTCTGCGCAGAACCTCGGCTGATATCACGAAGATGGCGGACGACGCCTTTGGAAAAGCCCTCTCAGAAATTCATCAGTCCGCAAAACAAGTCATTACCGAAGCGCAGCCCTTGATCAATCAGGAGGGGAAGGGATTCAAGGGTTTCAATCCGGCGGCGTTTGGGGCGAAGGTCGGTGCGGCCCTGGAAAAACGCTCTGATATCCGGATCAAACAAACGAGCCTCAAATTCCGCGGAGCCTACAACAAACCCGACGAATATGAGACGACCATACTGGCGAAATTCGTCGGCGGGAACAAGGACCAAAGCCATAGCGAGGAGTTAACGGTGGATGGGAAGAAGGTGGTGAGGTACATGGTACCGATTTACATCTCCAAGGCCTGCCTCGGTTGTCATGGCGATCCGGCAGGTACAGTTGACGTTTCGGGACATAAGAAGGAAGGATACAGGGATGGCGACCTGCGTGGAGCCATCAGCGTCATAGTTCCGGTGCTCTAG
- a CDS encoding methyl-accepting chemotaxis protein encodes MSIAKKMLLALGMTTVIVLICIMIPLLTSHRLDDVRNQLSDYSGLSEEATMAQELQLQIANLWQFLTDASLTRDRESIDKDAKTAYDKASQLVERMQKYTQHSAGYSADLKKIETALPAMWQTGCRMYDAYGRSPQEGNAVMEEYDKVCDTTIQTAMVMVKHSQADGRTQMQGILSKLSLLTTHVYTSGGVATAIGVLIIALVVWVRRSIMQSLKTMVKEVESLTNGNLSCKFDATGNDELATVSGMLNRLIETLHRTVSNIAATSSRISTASLQLHSTSDHIAAGARDVAEQAGSVATASVEMSATSGEIANNCRMASAGTQSASQAASVGADVVEKTVSVMGQIADTVQESTRTVESLGARGDQIGTIIGTIEDIADQTNLLALNAAIEAARAGEQGRGFAVVADEVRALAERTTRATREIGEMIQAIQRETKSAVDAMESGVSQVGNGKAEAARSGEAIRDILAHIAAAGRQVETIALAANEQSSVTNTISDNIQQITHLAHLTSDDANQSAAAAADLNRTAADLQELVRWFKL; translated from the coding sequence ATGAGTATTGCCAAAAAAATGTTGCTCGCTTTGGGTATGACCACTGTCATAGTGCTCATCTGCATCATGATACCACTGCTGACCTCGCACCGGCTGGATGACGTCAGGAACCAGCTCTCAGATTACTCGGGGTTGAGTGAAGAGGCGACCATGGCTCAGGAACTCCAGTTGCAAATCGCCAACCTTTGGCAGTTTCTCACGGATGCCAGCCTCACCAGGGACAGGGAATCAATAGACAAGGACGCGAAGACCGCTTATGACAAAGCATCCCAACTTGTGGAACGGATGCAAAAGTACACGCAGCATTCTGCTGGGTATAGTGCCGACCTGAAGAAGATCGAGACCGCACTTCCGGCGATGTGGCAGACAGGCTGCCGGATGTATGACGCCTACGGCAGGAGCCCCCAGGAGGGGAATGCCGTGATGGAGGAGTACGACAAGGTCTGCGATACGACCATCCAGACGGCGATGGTTATGGTGAAACATAGCCAGGCGGACGGCCGGACGCAGATGCAGGGTATCCTTTCCAAACTGAGCCTGCTGACCACCCATGTGTACACCAGCGGTGGCGTCGCCACGGCAATTGGCGTACTCATCATCGCCCTTGTGGTCTGGGTGCGGCGTTCGATAATGCAGTCGTTAAAAACGATGGTCAAGGAAGTGGAATCCCTTACCAACGGCAACCTGAGCTGCAAGTTCGATGCAACCGGCAACGATGAACTCGCCACGGTGAGCGGGATGCTGAACCGCTTGATAGAAACGCTGCATCGGACCGTGAGTAACATAGCGGCGACCTCGTCCCGGATATCGACTGCGTCGCTGCAACTGCACAGCACCTCCGACCACATCGCCGCGGGAGCCAGGGACGTGGCGGAACAGGCCGGTTCGGTAGCTACGGCCAGCGTCGAGATGTCGGCAACCTCCGGTGAGATCGCCAATAACTGCCGTATGGCTTCGGCGGGAACGCAGAGCGCCTCCCAGGCCGCTTCGGTCGGTGCCGACGTGGTAGAGAAAACCGTCTCGGTTATGGGACAGATCGCAGACACGGTGCAGGAGTCCACCCGTACCGTGGAGAGCCTGGGGGCACGGGGAGACCAAATCGGCACCATCATCGGCACCATCGAGGACATTGCGGACCAGACCAACCTGCTGGCCCTCAATGCAGCCATCGAGGCGGCACGGGCCGGCGAGCAGGGGCGCGGCTTTGCTGTCGTGGCGGACGAGGTCCGTGCCCTTGCCGAACGGACCACGCGGGCGACCAGGGAAATTGGAGAAATGATCCAGGCCATCCAACGGGAGACGAAGAGCGCCGTCGACGCAATGGAGAGCGGCGTGTCACAGGTTGGCAACGGCAAGGCGGAGGCGGCGCGCTCCGGAGAGGCGATCAGGGACATCCTGGCCCATATCGCCGCCGCTGGCCGGCAGGTGGAGACCATTGCGCTGGCTGCCAACGAGCAAAGCAGTGTCACCAACACGATATCGGACAACATTCAGCAAATCACGCATCTCGCCCACCTGACGTCCGATGATGCCAATCAGTCCGCCGCCGCTGCGGCCGATCTGAACCGGACCGCAGCGGACTTGCAGGAGCTGGTACGTTGGTTCAAGCTGTGA
- a CDS encoding quinone oxidoreductase family protein: MTKAICFEEFGGPEVLRWMDVAVPEPGPGEVRIRHKAVGVNFVDVYQRSGLYKMPLPAIAGNEGAGVVEAVGEGVTLFQPGDRVAYAGTSGGGYCESRVIKADRLCLLPDAVSFEQAAGMMLKGLTVQYLVRRTYQVQAGETVVFHAAAGGVGTIACQWLRALGARVIGTAGSEEKCELARQHGADYCINYRTENILERVKEITGGEGAAVVYDSVGKDTFETSLKCLRPRGLMVSFGNASGPVPPVDLLQLSQLGSLYLTRTGLATYIAKRSELEKAAAELFEMVISGKVRIEINRSFRLQDAAQAHRELEARQTTGSTILVPD, translated from the coding sequence ATGACCAAAGCGATTTGCTTCGAAGAATTTGGTGGTCCGGAAGTGTTGAGGTGGATGGATGTCGCGGTACCGGAGCCGGGTCCCGGGGAGGTGCGCATCCGGCACAAGGCGGTCGGGGTGAACTTCGTTGACGTGTACCAGCGCAGCGGGCTTTACAAGATGCCGCTGCCGGCGATAGCCGGCAACGAAGGAGCCGGCGTGGTCGAGGCGGTCGGCGAGGGAGTTACACTGTTCCAGCCCGGAGACCGCGTCGCATACGCGGGCACTTCCGGCGGCGGCTACTGCGAATCGCGGGTCATCAAGGCGGACCGGCTCTGCCTGCTACCTGATGCAGTCTCCTTCGAGCAGGCTGCGGGAATGATGCTCAAGGGGCTTACCGTTCAGTACCTGGTCCGAAGGACCTACCAGGTGCAGGCCGGAGAAACGGTAGTGTTCCACGCCGCCGCCGGAGGTGTCGGCACCATCGCCTGCCAATGGCTGCGGGCGCTCGGCGCAAGGGTCATAGGCACTGCCGGATCGGAGGAAAAGTGCGAGCTGGCGCGGCAGCACGGCGCCGACTACTGCATCAACTATCGCACCGAAAACATCCTGGAGCGGGTGAAGGAAATTACCGGCGGAGAAGGGGCCGCGGTAGTGTACGATTCGGTAGGAAAGGACACCTTCGAGACCTCGCTCAAGTGCCTGCGCCCCCGCGGCCTGATGGTGAGCTTCGGCAACGCTTCCGGCCCAGTGCCGCCGGTGGATCTCCTGCAGCTTTCGCAACTGGGCTCCCTGTACCTGACCCGCACCGGGCTCGCTACCTACATCGCCAAACGGTCAGAGTTGGAAAAGGCTGCCGCCGAGCTGTTCGAGATGGTAATCTCTGGCAAGGTCAGGATAGAGATCAACCGGAGCTTTAGACTGCAGGACGCGGCCCAGGCCCACCGTGAACTGGAGGCACGCCAGACCACCGGCTCCACGATTCTGGTCCCTGACTGA
- a CDS encoding methyl-accepting chemotaxis protein, which produces MKSSGFSIKVKVLVGASLVVMLLAVVLIGIARHAILSTNETGYEILKSKTIESRKQELKSEIAVALAIIDSVYNEAKASGGDMEAAKKRALELLRPVRFFENKSGYFMVHALEGDHARAILVPVKTELEGKDITDLKDKKDKMFVREFVRAARSGGGFVEYAFPKTPDGPPLQKLTYIGHFAPWDWEVGTGVYTDDLEAEAAKIRAKGVEHANLQFSWMLGAAVVVFILSVAALGFGIGIALKPLRSIVEMARELAQGEGDLTRRLPVQAQDEVGKLSEAFNLFIEKIQLIMQDVVAESRDVGSSSERLSGISDGIAADIDNLAAKSASVATASEEMAATTNDIAANCMSAADGAKLASSKATTGAAILDKTLESMRRLAEQVTASAQTVEGLGARSDQIGAIISTIEDIADQTNLLALNAAIEAARAGEQGRGFAVVADEVRALAERTARATREIGEMIKGIQSETKAAVAVMEAGVREVEIGSEEAARSGTALKEILDQVDRVTEQVNQIATAAEEQSAATGEIAANVQQVNQGLQEGARSLRDSSRLAYGMKERSDDLNRVIGKFRLS; this is translated from the coding sequence ATGAAAAGCAGCGGGTTCAGCATTAAGGTAAAGGTTCTCGTTGGTGCGTCGCTCGTGGTCATGCTGCTTGCGGTGGTGTTGATCGGCATTGCCCGGCACGCCATTCTCAGTACCAACGAGACTGGTTACGAGATACTGAAGTCGAAAACGATCGAGTCCCGCAAGCAGGAGTTGAAGAGCGAGATCGCCGTCGCCCTTGCGATCATCGACTCCGTGTACAACGAGGCCAAGGCATCAGGGGGCGACATGGAGGCGGCAAAGAAACGTGCCTTGGAACTGCTGCGCCCGGTTAGGTTTTTCGAGAACAAGAGCGGGTACTTCATGGTGCACGCCCTGGAAGGGGACCACGCGCGTGCGATCCTGGTCCCGGTGAAGACCGAGCTCGAGGGAAAGGATATTACGGATCTCAAGGACAAGAAGGACAAGATGTTCGTGCGCGAGTTCGTCAGGGCCGCGCGCTCCGGCGGCGGCTTCGTGGAGTACGCCTTCCCGAAGACGCCTGACGGGCCGCCACTGCAAAAACTCACCTACATCGGCCACTTCGCCCCCTGGGACTGGGAGGTCGGCACCGGCGTCTACACCGACGATCTGGAAGCGGAAGCCGCCAAGATCAGGGCCAAGGGGGTCGAGCACGCTAACCTCCAGTTTTCCTGGATGCTTGGTGCCGCCGTAGTGGTCTTCATCCTCAGCGTAGCCGCGCTCGGCTTCGGCATCGGGATAGCCCTGAAACCGCTGCGCAGTATCGTGGAGATGGCCCGGGAGCTGGCCCAGGGCGAGGGGGACCTTACCAGGAGACTCCCGGTCCAGGCCCAGGACGAGGTGGGCAAACTTTCCGAGGCCTTCAACCTGTTCATCGAGAAGATCCAGTTGATCATGCAGGACGTGGTGGCAGAAAGCAGGGATGTCGGCAGCTCCAGCGAACGTCTTTCCGGGATTTCGGACGGCATCGCCGCCGACATCGACAACTTGGCCGCTAAGTCGGCATCGGTGGCTACGGCAAGCGAAGAGATGGCGGCCACCACCAATGACATCGCTGCCAACTGCATGAGCGCCGCCGATGGGGCCAAGCTTGCCAGCAGTAAGGCGACCACCGGTGCCGCCATCCTGGACAAGACTCTTGAGTCGATGCGCCGGCTTGCAGAACAGGTCACGGCCTCGGCGCAGACGGTGGAAGGTCTGGGGGCACGCTCCGACCAGATCGGCGCCATCATCAGCACCATCGAGGACATTGCCGACCAGACCAACCTCCTCGCCCTCAATGCGGCCATCGAGGCGGCACGCGCCGGCGAACAGGGACGGGGCTTCGCGGTGGTTGCCGACGAGGTGCGCGCGCTGGCAGAGCGTACCGCCCGTGCCACCCGAGAGATCGGTGAGATGATCAAGGGAATCCAGTCTGAGACCAAGGCGGCTGTCGCCGTAATGGAGGCCGGCGTGCGCGAGGTCGAGATCGGCAGCGAGGAGGCGGCGCGCTCGGGAACCGCGCTGAAAGAGATCCTGGACCAGGTGGACCGCGTGACGGAACAGGTGAACCAGATCGCCACCGCAGCCGAGGAGCAAAGTGCTGCTACCGGCGAGATCGCAGCCAACGTGCAGCAGGTAAACCAGGGGCTGCAGGAAGGGGCCCGGAGCCTGCGGGACTCGTCCCGCCTGGCCTACGGCATGAAGGAGCGCTCCGACGACTTGAACCGCGTCATAGGGAAGTTCCGGCTTTCCTAG
- the pckA gene encoding phosphoenolpyruvate carboxykinase (ATP), with protein sequence MRLNDITRGNGLEQHGIHNANLIYWTSPTSVLYEQVVRRGEGLISHLGALAVKTGHYTGRAANDKFIVDEPSSSAHVNWGKVNRPFPADKFDALYQKMCNYMQGRDLFVQDCFAGASPDHRIPVRIITERAWHSLFARNMFLRATQEELLTHQTEFTVIDLPAFHAQPSVDGTNSEAFIIINFARKMVIIGGTSYAGEIKKSIFTVLNYLLPQKNVMSMHCSANTGLDGDVAIFFGLSGTGKTTLSAAPNRLLIGDDEHGWDEDGVFNFEGGCYAKVINLSAESEPEIYQCTRRFGTILENVAIDTISRRIDLDDASFTENTRASYPITHIPNIIPGGTGGHPTNVIMLTCDAFGVLPPIARLTPAQAMYHFLSGYTAKVAGTEAGVTEPQATFSACFGAPFMALRPSLYADLLGKKIGSNKVDCWLVNTGWSGGGPGVGARMKIGYSRALVNAALDGTLSAASFVKDPVFGLDIPESCPGVPAEILNARNAWSDKAAYDAMAQKLVAMFRKNFEQFKETASPEIASVL encoded by the coding sequence GTGAGATTAAACGATATCACCAGGGGTAACGGACTCGAGCAGCACGGCATCCACAACGCGAACCTGATCTACTGGACCTCCCCCACTTCCGTCCTCTACGAACAGGTAGTGCGCCGCGGCGAGGGGCTCATCTCGCACCTGGGCGCACTGGCGGTGAAGACCGGGCACTACACCGGGCGCGCCGCCAACGACAAGTTCATAGTCGACGAGCCCTCCTCGAGCGCACACGTCAACTGGGGCAAGGTGAACCGCCCCTTCCCGGCGGACAAATTCGATGCGCTGTACCAGAAGATGTGTAACTACATGCAAGGGCGCGACCTGTTCGTCCAAGACTGCTTCGCCGGGGCGAGCCCGGACCACCGCATCCCGGTGCGCATCATAACCGAACGCGCCTGGCATTCCCTGTTCGCCCGCAACATGTTCCTGCGCGCAACACAGGAGGAGCTGCTCACCCACCAGACCGAGTTCACCGTCATCGACCTCCCCGCCTTTCACGCCCAGCCCAGCGTCGACGGCACCAATTCGGAAGCCTTCATCATCATCAACTTCGCCAGGAAGATGGTGATCATCGGCGGCACCAGCTACGCCGGCGAGATCAAGAAGTCGATCTTCACCGTACTCAACTACCTGCTACCGCAAAAGAACGTGATGTCGATGCACTGCTCCGCCAATACCGGCCTCGACGGCGACGTGGCCATCTTCTTCGGCCTTTCCGGCACCGGCAAGACCACGCTCTCCGCCGCCCCTAACCGGCTTCTCATCGGCGACGACGAGCACGGCTGGGACGAGGACGGCGTCTTCAACTTCGAAGGGGGATGCTACGCCAAGGTGATCAACCTCTCCGCCGAGAGCGAGCCGGAGATCTACCAGTGCACCCGGCGCTTCGGCACCATCCTGGAGAACGTCGCCATAGATACCATCTCGCGCCGCATTGATCTCGACGACGCCTCGTTCACCGAGAACACCCGGGCCTCCTACCCTATCACCCACATTCCCAACATCATCCCCGGCGGTACCGGCGGCCACCCCACCAACGTGATCATGCTCACCTGCGACGCCTTCGGCGTCTTGCCGCCGATCGCACGGCTCACCCCCGCGCAGGCCATGTACCACTTCCTGTCCGGCTACACCGCCAAGGTGGCCGGAACCGAAGCGGGCGTAACCGAGCCGCAAGCCACCTTCTCCGCCTGCTTCGGCGCTCCCTTCATGGCGCTCAGGCCGTCCTTGTACGCCGACCTCCTCGGCAAGAAGATCGGCTCCAACAAGGTCGACTGCTGGCTGGTGAACACCGGCTGGAGCGGAGGCGGCCCCGGCGTGGGGGCGAGGATGAAGATCGGGTACTCGCGCGCCCTGGTCAACGCTGCGCTGGACGGGACGCTAAGCGCGGCGAGCTTCGTCAAGGATCCGGTGTTCGGCCTGGACATCCCCGAGAGCTGTCCAGGGGTACCGGCGGAGATCCTGAACGCGAGAAACGCCTGGAGCGACAAGGCCGCCTACGACGCAATGGCGCAGAAGCTCGTCGCGATGTTCCGCAAGAACTTCGAGCAGTTCAAGGAGACTGCATCGCCCGAGATCGCTTCAGTTCTCTAG